One Pseudomonas sp. HOU2 genomic window carries:
- a CDS encoding penicillin-binding protein activator — protein MIACLRLFTALCLAALLAACASSPSSSLGELPRTPDASIEQLLEQATQAKTPEKAALLRLSAADLAYRQGNAGQSAQILQQVPMEQLKPGQQIFASTLSAELAMTRNQPKAALTALSHPSLQHLSEMPEDQQVRTGTVHARALEADGQTLAAARERIFIAPMLKDEAASKNHEAIWTLIASLPTDQLQPNTADDLGGWMGLALAVKTAGTLEQQQAAIDAWRAQNPKHPAAINLPLPLTKLKELASQPLSKIALLLPQDGPLASVGKALREGFMAAHYQAQQAGQKPPAIEFYDSSKLTSMDEFYRKAQADGVQLVVGPLEKPLVKQLSTRPQLPITTLALNYSEGDQGPAQLFQFGLAAEDEAREVSRRARADGLHRAAIMVPKGEWGDRVLRAFSQDWQANGGSIVATERVDQPVQLAQQIADMFQLRQSEARAKSLQNAAGTNVAAQPSRRQDIEFIFLAATPQQAQQIKPTLNFQYAGDVPVYATSHVYSASGDVNQYNDMNGVRFCETPWLLETSDPLRQQVVAQWPQAAGSLGRLYAMGVDAYRLAPRLGQLKALPDSRIEGESGSLGMTQTQRVVRQLPWAQFVSGQVQRLPDTPR, from the coding sequence ATGATCGCTTGCCTGCGGCTGTTCACTGCCCTCTGCCTCGCTGCCTTGCTGGCGGCCTGCGCCAGTTCCCCTTCCTCCAGCCTTGGCGAACTCCCACGGACTCCGGATGCCAGCATCGAGCAACTGCTCGAACAGGCTACCCAGGCCAAGACGCCGGAAAAAGCCGCCCTGTTGCGCCTGAGCGCGGCAGACCTGGCTTATCGCCAGGGCAATGCGGGCCAGTCCGCGCAGATCCTGCAACAAGTGCCGATGGAGCAGTTGAAGCCGGGCCAGCAGATCTTCGCCAGCACCCTGTCCGCTGAACTGGCGATGACCCGCAATCAGCCGAAAGCTGCGCTGACCGCCCTGAGCCATCCGAGCCTGCAGCACCTGAGCGAAATGCCGGAAGATCAGCAAGTGCGCACTGGCACCGTGCATGCCCGCGCACTGGAAGCCGACGGCCAGACCCTGGCTGCCGCTCGCGAGCGCATTTTCATCGCGCCAATGCTCAAAGACGAAGCCGCAAGCAAGAACCACGAAGCGATCTGGACCCTGATCGCTTCGCTGCCGACCGATCAGCTGCAACCCAACACCGCCGATGATCTTGGCGGCTGGATGGGCCTGGCCCTGGCCGTGAAAACCGCCGGTACTCTGGAACAGCAGCAAGCGGCGATCGATGCCTGGCGCGCGCAGAATCCAAAACACCCCGCTGCGATCAACCTGCCGTTGCCCCTGACCAAACTCAAGGAACTGGCCAGCCAGCCCCTGAGCAAGATTGCCCTGCTGCTGCCGCAAGACGGCCCGCTGGCCTCGGTCGGCAAGGCCCTGCGTGAAGGCTTCATGGCGGCGCACTATCAAGCGCAACAGGCCGGCCAGAAGCCGCCCGCCATCGAGTTCTACGACAGCTCCAAGCTGACCTCGATGGACGAGTTCTACCGCAAGGCCCAGGCTGATGGCGTGCAACTGGTGGTCGGCCCGCTGGAAAAACCACTGGTCAAACAACTGAGCACCCGTCCGCAACTGCCAATCACCACCCTCGCGCTGAACTACAGCGAAGGTGATCAAGGTCCGGCGCAACTGTTCCAGTTTGGTCTGGCCGCTGAAGACGAAGCCCGCGAAGTCTCGCGCCGTGCCCGCGCCGACGGCCTGCATCGCGCCGCCATCATGGTGCCGAAAGGTGAATGGGGCGATCGCGTACTGCGTGCGTTCAGCCAGGACTGGCAAGCCAATGGCGGCAGCATCGTTGCCACCGAACGTGTCGATCAGCCGGTGCAACTGGCCCAGCAGATCGCCGACATGTTCCAGCTGCGTCAAAGCGAAGCCCGCGCCAAGAGCCTGCAGAACGCTGCCGGCACCAACGTAGCCGCGCAGCCGTCACGCCGTCAGGACATCGAATTCATCTTCCTGGCCGCCACGCCGCAGCAGGCGCAGCAGATCAAGCCGACCCTGAACTTCCAGTACGCCGGTGACGTTCCGGTTTACGCGACTTCCCACGTGTACAGCGCCAGTGGCGATGTGAACCAGTACAACGACATGAACGGTGTGCGTTTCTGCGAAACCCCATGGTTGCTGGAAACCAGCGACCCGCTGCGTCAGCAAGTGGTTGCGCAATGGCCACAGGCCGCCGGCAGCCTCGGTCGTCTGTACGCGATGGGCGTGGATGCCTATCGCCTGGCACCACGCCTGGGTCAACTCAAGGCCCTGCCGGACAGCCGCATCGAGGGTGAGTCCGGCAGCCTCGGCATGACCCAGACCCAGCGCGTTGTACGCCAACTGCCTTGGGCGCAGTTCGTCAGCGGTCAGGTTCAGCGCCTGCCGGACACCCCGCGCTGA
- a CDS encoding YraN family protein, whose product MPDGSHLQSGKDAERQALEHLQHQGLRLLAQNWSCKRGELDLVMLDGDTVVFVEVRYRKNTQWGGALASIDERKRQKLIFAAQYFLQRESRWADSPCRFDVVAIDRHPDQLNWLQNAFDG is encoded by the coding sequence ATGCCCGACGGCTCGCACCTGCAAAGCGGCAAGGATGCCGAGCGCCAGGCGCTCGAGCATCTGCAACACCAGGGTCTGCGCCTGCTGGCGCAGAACTGGTCATGCAAACGGGGCGAGCTTGATCTGGTCATGCTTGATGGCGATACAGTAGTATTCGTCGAAGTCCGCTACAGAAAAAACACTCAATGGGGTGGCGCGCTCGCTAGCATCGATGAGCGCAAACGACAGAAACTGATTTTCGCCGCGCAGTATTTTCTTCAGCGCGAGTCACGCTGGGCCGATTCCCCTTGCCGCTTCGACGTGGTGGCCATCGACAGGCACCCGGATCAGTTGAACTGGTTGCAGAATGCGTTCGATGGTTGA
- a CDS encoding BON domain-containing protein, with protein sequence MTPNRLGLLALTLCLGISGCTSVVNASREAPIEDDRGTRTFGSKIDDSLIETKVGVNVAKADPGLDKDSHIVVTSFNGVVLLAGQTPREDLKAKAEQAAANVQRVKKVHNELQVIAPSSFLARQNDAWLTTKIKTQMLTDASIPGSRIKVVTENGIVYLLGLLTKQEAQQATNLVQSVSGVQKIVKLFEYID encoded by the coding sequence ATGACCCCTAATCGCCTTGGCCTTCTGGCCTTGACCCTGTGCCTCGGCATCAGCGGCTGCACCTCGGTGGTGAATGCCAGCCGCGAGGCGCCGATTGAAGACGACCGCGGCACCCGAACCTTCGGCAGTAAAATCGACGACTCGCTGATCGAGACCAAAGTCGGCGTCAACGTGGCCAAGGCCGACCCTGGCCTGGACAAGGACTCGCATATCGTCGTCACCAGCTTCAACGGCGTGGTGCTGCTCGCCGGCCAGACGCCGCGCGAAGACCTCAAAGCCAAGGCCGAACAGGCCGCCGCCAACGTCCAGCGCGTGAAGAAGGTGCACAACGAGCTGCAAGTGATTGCGCCATCGAGCTTCCTCGCCCGCCAGAACGACGCCTGGCTGACCACCAAGATCAAGACCCAGATGCTGACCGATGCCAGCATTCCCGGCTCGCGCATCAAAGTCGTGACCGAGAATGGCATCGTCTATCTGCTGGGCCTGCTGACCAAGCAGGAAGCGCAACAGGCGACCAATCTGGTGCAGAGCGTTTCCGGCGTGCAGAAAATCGTGAAGCTGTTCGAATACATCGACTGA
- a CDS encoding phosphoheptose isomerase, with translation MDMQSRIRQLFQASIDTKQQAMDVLAPHIEQASQIMVNALLNEGKMLSCGNGGSAGDAQHFSSELLNRFERERPSLPAIALTTDSSTITSIANDYSYNEVFSKQIRALGQPGDVLLAISTSGNSANIIQAIQAAHDREMIVVALTGRDGGGMASLLLPEDVEIRVPAHVTARIQEVHLLAIHCLCDLIDSQLFGSEE, from the coding sequence ATGGACATGCAATCCCGAATTCGCCAGCTTTTCCAGGCCAGTATCGACACCAAGCAACAGGCGATGGACGTACTTGCACCGCACATCGAGCAAGCCAGCCAGATCATGGTCAATGCCCTGCTCAACGAAGGCAAAATGCTTTCGTGCGGCAACGGCGGCTCTGCCGGCGACGCCCAGCACTTCTCCTCGGAGCTGCTCAACCGCTTCGAGCGCGAACGCCCGAGCCTACCGGCCATCGCCCTGACCACCGACAGCTCGACGATCACCTCGATCGCCAACGACTACAGCTACAACGAAGTGTTCTCCAAGCAGATCCGCGCACTGGGTCAGCCAGGCGATGTATTGCTGGCGATTTCGACCAGCGGTAACTCGGCAAACATTATTCAGGCGATCCAGGCCGCACATGATCGCGAAATGATTGTCGTAGCATTGACTGGCCGCGATGGCGGCGGCATGGCTTCGCTGCTGCTGCCTGAAGATGTCGAGATTCGCGTACCGGCCCATGTCACTGCACGTATTCAGGAAGTCCATCTGCTGGCGATCCATTGCCTCTGCGATCTGATCGACAGCCAACTGTTCGGGAGTGAAGAATGA